The Pseudomonadota bacterium genome includes a region encoding these proteins:
- a CDS encoding HTTM domain-containing protein: protein MAAPRDIAALAVFRILIGALMCFGALRFMRNGWIERLYVEPQFHFKYWGFTWVHVPGEVGLYLLYCGIALAALCVAIGLLYRIAIIAFWCMFTYAELMDVTTYLNHYYFISVLTLIMCFLSPHRAWSVDAWRRPPLRTETLPAWQTYWVRFQVSLLYFYAGWAKFETDWLLHAQPLNIWLPPHSGLPLLGPFLEQPWVHFTFSWFAFLFDTLIIGFMLWRPARPWAFIVILVFHYFTHVFFNIGLFPFIMVFSVLIFFEAGWPRKVASRLRLPLPTRSAAVALAPAERWGAWRGGAAVAVVLFCAFQFLMPLRHWYYPGTVLWHEQGMRFSWRVMLREKSGSLEYRVVIGRQDGTRRTVIVSPHRYLTEEQYREMAGQPDLILQLAHHIRDDYLAQGFDTVEVYAESLVSLNGRAAHRMIDPSVDLSRTRLGLARAAWITAPPTEPPPLQRPLRLDRK, encoded by the coding sequence TCGAGCCGCAGTTCCACTTCAAGTACTGGGGCTTCACCTGGGTTCACGTGCCCGGTGAGGTCGGTCTGTACCTTCTGTACTGTGGCATCGCGCTGGCAGCCCTCTGCGTGGCCATCGGGCTGCTCTATCGAATCGCCATCATCGCCTTCTGGTGCATGTTCACCTACGCGGAGTTGATGGACGTCACCACGTACCTGAACCACTACTACTTCATCAGCGTACTGACGCTGATCATGTGTTTTCTCTCTCCGCATCGCGCCTGGTCCGTGGACGCCTGGCGACGACCGCCCTTGCGCACCGAGACGCTACCCGCCTGGCAAACCTACTGGGTGCGATTTCAGGTCAGCTTGCTGTACTTCTATGCCGGGTGGGCGAAGTTTGAGACGGATTGGTTGTTGCATGCACAACCGCTGAACATCTGGTTGCCACCACACAGTGGGCTGCCGTTACTCGGCCCATTTCTCGAGCAACCGTGGGTTCACTTCACCTTCTCTTGGTTCGCGTTTCTGTTCGATACGCTGATCATAGGTTTTATGCTGTGGCGCCCGGCAAGGCCCTGGGCGTTCATCGTGATTTTGGTGTTCCACTACTTCACGCACGTCTTCTTCAATATCGGCCTATTCCCGTTCATCATGGTGTTTTCCGTGCTGATCTTCTTTGAGGCGGGCTGGCCTCGGAAGGTGGCAAGCCGCCTGCGTCTCCCGCTGCCGACTCGGTCCGCCGCCGTTGCGCTCGCCCCGGCGGAGCGGTGGGGCGCCTGGCGTGGCGGGGCAGCCGTTGCGGTGGTGTTGTTCTGTGCGTTCCAGTTCCTGATGCCGCTGCGCCATTGGTACTACCCGGGCACGGTGCTGTGGCATGAGCAAGGCATGCGTTTCTCCTGGCGGGTGATGCTGCGGGAGAAGTCCGGTAGCCTCGAGTATCGCGTGGTGATTGGGCGCCAAGACGGCACGCGCCGCACGGTGATCGTCTCCCCGCATCGCTATCTGACGGAAGAGCAGTATCGTGAGATGGCTGGGCAGCCCGACCTGATTCTTCAGCTGGCGCATCACATTCGCGACGACTACCTGGCGCAGGGGTTTGACACCGTAGAGGTGTACGCAGAATCCCTCGTCTCCCTGAACGGCCGAGCGGCGCATCGGATGATCGATCCCTCGGTCGATCTCAGCCGCACCCGGCTCGGACTTGCACGCGCGGCGTGGATCACTGCGCCGCCGACCGAGCCCCCTCCTTTGCAAAGACCCTTGCGACTGGACAGAAAATGA